The nucleotide window TGACGCCCCACCTCACTCTCCCGACGGGACCCGCCCGTCACGGTCGACAGAACCGAGCAGTGACGACACCACCACGGACGACGATGCCAGAGACACGACAGCCACGACGGACGACCGGGGCGAACCGCCAGACAAAACACACCCACACGCGAACGGACGAACAGCGATGAGTACACCGGAACACCCGACAGAGGAGACTGACGGGGCGGACGCTCCCGACCCCGACCTCACCGGGGAGTACGACCCGGAGACGGCAGAGACGAAGTGGCGCGATCACTGGGTCGAGACGGGGACGTACCAGTTCGGCGACGGGGACGTCGACCCAGACACGGCGTACACGGTCGACACACCGCCGCCGACGGTGTCCGGGAGCCTCCACATGGGCCACCTGTACGGCCACACGCTCCAGGACTTCGCCGCCCGCTTCCACCGGATGTTCGACGGGGACGCCCTGTTCCCGTTCGGCTACGACGACAACGGGATCGCCTCCGAGCTGTTGACGGAACAGGAGCTGGACATCCACCACTCCGACTACACCCGCCGGGAGTTCCAGGAGAAGACCCGCGAGGTGTGTCGGGAGTACGAACAGAGCTTCACCGAGGAGCTCCAGTCGCTGGGGGTGTCCGTCGACTGGTCGCGGACGTACAAGACGATCGAGCCGCGGGTCCAACGCACCTCACAGCTGTCGTTCCTCGACCTCTACGAGAAGGGGCGAGAGTACCGCGAACGGGCGCCGACGATCTGGTGTCCGGACTGTGAGACGGCCATCTCCCAGGTGGAGATGGAAGAGGAGAAGCGCGACTCGGAGTTCGTCGACGTCGCGTTCAGCCTCGCGGAACTGGGGTCGGAGGCGCCCGAGAACCCGGAACGGGAGGAGAGCGACTACGCGGTGCCGACGGCGCCGGGCGACGAGATCGTCATCTCGACGACGCGACCGGAGCTCCTGCCGGCGTGTGTCGCCATGTTCGTCCACCCAGAAGACGACGCCAACGCACACCTCGTCGGCGGTACCGCCGAGGTCCCCCTGTTCGGCCACGAGGTGCCGATCTACGCCGACGACCGCGTCGAGGCCGACACCGGCACCGGGATCGTCATGTGCTGTACGTTCGGCGACCAGACGGACATCGAGTGGTACCAGGCCCACGACCTGGATCTGCGGGTCGCCATCGACGAGTCCGCGACGATGACGGACCTGGCGGGCGACTACGAGGGGTTGTCGACGGAGGCGGCTCGTGCGGAGATCAAGACCGACCTGGAGGACACTGGCGCACTGTTGGCCCACGACCCGATCGAGCACGTCGTCCAGGTCCACGAGCGGTCCTGTGACGCCCCCGTCGAGTACCTCGTCACGGAGCAGTGGTACGTCGAACTGCTCGATCACAAGGAGAAGTACCTGGAGGCCGGTCGGCAGATGGACTGGTACCCGGAGAAGATGTTCTCCCGGTACGAACACTGGATCGACGGGCTGGAGTGGGACTGGTGTATCTCCCGGCAGCGCGACTCCGGTATCCCGTTCCCGGTGTGGTACTGTGCGGACTGCGACGAGGAGATCCTCGCGGATCCGGACCGGCTCCCGGTCGACCCGTTGGTCGACGAGCCGGAGGTCGACGCCTGCCCGGCCTGTGGCGGAGAGACGTTCGAGCCCGAAGAGGACGTGTTCGACACCTGGGCCACCTCCTCGCTCACCCCGCTGATCAACGCCGGCTGGGACTACGACGACGACGCTGGCGAGATTCGGTTCGACGAGCCGGGGCTGTACCCGATGGACCTCCGGCCGCAGGGCCACGACATCGTCTCGTTCTGGCTGTTCCACACGGTCGTCAAGTGTGTCGAACACACCGGGGAGGTGCCGTTCGACGCGGTCCTGATCAACGGCTGGGTGTTGGACGAGAACCGCGAGAAGATGTCTTCCTCGCGGGGCAACGTCGTCCTCCCGTCGAACGTGATGGACCAGTACCCGACGGACGCCATCCGTTACTGGGCGTCCGGTTACTCCGTCGGCGACGACTTCCCGTACAAGACCAACGAACTCCGGCAGGGCGAGAAGCTGATCCAGAAGCTCTGGAACGCCTCGAAGCTCGTCTCGGAGTTGGCGGCCACAGAGCCGTCGGAGCCGGAGACGCTGGAGCCGGTCGACGAGTGGCTGTTGTCGAAGCTGGACGACGTGATCGAGACCTCCGCCGCCCACTTCCGCGAACACGAGTACGCCAAAGCCCGGACGGAGCTGCGGACGTTCTTCTGGGACACGTTCTGTGACAACTACCTCGAACTGGCGAAGCAACGCGACGGCGCGGCGGCGTCCACGAGCTTCACGCTCCGGACGGTCCACGAGACGGTGTTGCGGCTGTTCGCGCCGATCCTCCCGTTCGTCACGGAGGAGGTGTGGACCGCAGCCTACGGTGACGGCGGCGAGAGCGTCCACCGCCAGTCCTGGCCGGAACCGCGGGGGTACGACGCCCCGCTGGCCCCCGGCGAGCGGGCGATGGCCGTCGTGTCGGCGCTGCGGTCGTTCAAGAGCGACAACGGGCTGGCGCTGAACGCCGACTTGGCGGCCGTCGACGTGTACGGTGACGTGGCCGGGTTCGAGGACACCGTCGCCAGCGTCATGCACGTCGAGGAGTTGTCGGCGTACCCGGACGAGACCGCCCCACAGGCCACCGCGGAGATCACCGGGATCGACCTCGACTACGCGACCGTCGGCCCGAAGTACGGCGACACGGTCGGTGACATCGAGGGCGCCATCGGCACAGAGGAGTACGAGCTCGACGACGGCCGACTCCACGCCGCCGGCGAGACGCTGGCGCCCGAGGAGTTCGAGGTCGTCGAGACGCACAGCTACGACGGGGAGGGTGAACTGGTCGAGACGGACGAAGTCGTGATGGTCGTCCGGGTCGACGAGTAAGACGGCCTGCGGTCTCGTTCCGGCCGTCTCGTCGCCCGCCTACTCGATCACGTCCAGCAGCCGCTGGGGGGTGAGCGCGGCCCGCGCGCCGAGCGCCCGGGAGGCGACGGCGCCACAGGCGTTGGCGACCGCCAGCGCCGCTCGGACGCCGACGCCGTCGTCGCCGGCGGCCGTGTCTCCCGGGAGCCTCGGCCCCGGGTCGTCGACGTTCTCGCGGGCGGCCGCGAGAACGGCGTCCGGGAGGCTGCCGCCGCGAGCGGCGAGGTAGCCCGCGGCGAAGGCGTCGCCCGCGCCGGTCGTGTCCAACGGCGTCGCCTCGAACCCGGGGTGTTCGACGGTTCGGTCGCGGGTGTGGACCGCCGCCCCGTCGTCGCCGAGTGTGACGACCAGCGCCGCGTCCGGGCGGAGGCCGTCGCCCCACGGCTCCGTCCCGAGCGCCGCCGCCTCCCGTTCGTTGACGAAGACGAGAGCCGCCCGCGACAGTGCCGCCGAGAAGTCCCGGTCGGCGATCCGACGCCCCGGGGCCAGACTCACCGTCGCGCCGTGGTCCCGCGCCCGCTCGGTCAGCCCCGCCGCCACCGACGGCGCCTGGCTCGTCAGGTGACACACGTCGGTCTCCAACGCCGCCGGCGGGAGGTCGGCCGCCCGGAACGCCTCGTTCTCGCCGTCGCCGGACAACACCATCACCTCGCCGTTCCCGTCGACGATCAGGTACTTCACCGCCGTCTCCCCGTCGGCACGGACGAGGTGTGTCTCCACGCCGGAGGCGACGAGTTCGCGGCGCGCCCGCTCGCCCGTCTCGTCGTCGCCGGTCGAGCCGAAGACGGCCGCCGTCGCTCCCAGCCCCGCGAGGTTCACCGCGACGTTGGCGGCGCTGCCGCCGCCCGCCTCCGCCGTCCCGCGCAGCTGCACCTCGCCGTCCGGCGCCGGCAGCTCCGCCACTCTGAGGGTCACGTCCCAGTTGACGTGGCCCGCACACAGTACGTCGGTCACTCCGTTCGTGTTGGCGGCTGTGGGTGAAAGAGTTTGTCGTGGTGGTGCTGGGAGTGTCCCTCACCATCGGGCCCGCCACGCCGGGCGTGACTAAATTCCCACCATCGTTTAGTATGTCCGGTACATACGACGCGGTATGACTGCGAGTTCACGGAGTCCCGGAGCGGGAGACAGCACAGCCACGGAGCCAGACCGGATCGAGGTACCGCTGGAGCGGGTCTGTGACGCGGAGTTCATGCGTGTCAACACTGAGTTCGATAGCTTCGACGAGTTCCTCGACCAGAGCCCGTGGACAGTCGAGACGCACGTCGACTTCGAGGCCGTTCCGACCGCGCGTCTCGACGACTACGTCGCCGAGTACACGACGTTCGACAGTTGGGAGGAGATGCTGTTGACCGCCGGTCGTCGGTGGGCGACCGAGCGCTACGAGTCGTGAGACTCGTCTGACTCGCTCTCGTCTCCCTCGCGGGTCCGGGCCGACATGAAGATCACTGTCGACTCGTCGCCCGTCTCGACCTCCAGTTCGGAGAAACCCACGCGGTCTAGACGGAGGTCAGACCCTCTCCGTTCGTCCGTCTCGTCGTCCATCGTATACGAGTACACCGAGAGGCCGAACGACCCGAGCGATGCCGCCGCTAGCGTCCCCCGCCAGACTGCCGCTAACTGTGGTGTGACGTTTCCCCAGTCCGGCCGCAGAACGACGACTCGAAACTCGACGAGCGACAACGCACCGAACGACACTGCACAACACAGTCCGACAGCGAGACCAACGGCCGGAGAGAGGTCGGTGACGCCCGAGGGAGCCATCTTTGCGACTACTCAGACAATATAGCTACTAATAAATCCACGTAGTTCGGGTCGGCGAGAACCGACAGTGAGACCGTTACTCCTCGCGCTCCTCCCACGGCCGCGCGGCAGACTCCCCGAACAGCTCTCGCATCAGTGTGACGATGGTCTCGGGCGGGAACTGGCCGCTCTCGGTGACGATGGCGTCGACGTACCGCGGCGGGGTCACGTCGAAGGCGGGGTTGTCGACGGTGAGCTCGCCGATCTCCTCGCGGGTCTCCCGGTCGATCACCTCCGACTCCTCGCGCATCTCGATCTCGACGGTCTGGCCCGTCAGCGTCTCCGGGTGGAGCTTGATCGTCTGGGCCGCGACCACGATCGGGACCCCTCGTTCGCGGGCGTTGACCGCCAGTCCGGAGGTGCCGATCTTGTTGATGACCGAGCCGTCGGCGGCGATGGAGTCGGCGCCGACGAGGACGTGGTCGACGTCGTCCAGGTAGCGTCTGGCGGCGGAGTCGACGATCAACGTCACGTCGACGCCCAGCTCACGGAGTCGTTCGGCGGTGATGTGGCCCTGCCGACGCGGGCGAGTCTCCTTGACGACCGCAGACAGCTCCTTCCCCTGGTCGACGGCGGCTTCGACACACGCCAGCGCGTCGGTGGAGTGACAGTGCGTCATCACCGTGTCCCCGTCGCGGAGTCGGTTGGCACCGATCTCACCCAGGTCCGACTGGGCCCGGGAGAGTCGCTCGGTGAACTCGCCGGCCGCGGAGACGACCGACTCCCGCAGCGCCGCGACGCTGTCGCCGTCCATCCGATCCAACACGTACCGGAGCGCGTTCGGGAGCGACACCGCCGTCGGACGGGTGTCGTACAGGTGTCGCCCGGCGCGACGTTGTTGCCGCCGGAACGCAGTCGGGTCGTCGACCGCCGACTCGCGGGCCTGTGTGGCCAACGCCTCTACCGCGGCGCCGGCGATGGTCGCCGCGCCGCGGATCTCCATCTCGGCGATCCGGTCGGCCGTCTCCCGCAGCTCCGGGTGGAGTGCCGTCTCGTCGCTCATACGGGGCTTCAGCCGACCGGGGGATTTAGCTCCCGCGGCCCGCGGTTCCGAGGGTCGCCCGCGCCGCCGCTCACTCCGCCAGCGTCCGTTCGAGCGCGGTCGCCGTCTCCTCCGAGCGGCGGAGAGTCAGCGTCTCGGCGGTGACGAACACCCCCTCGTCGTCGCCCGTCACGCGGACGAGACTACCCTGGTCGAACACACGGACGCTGTAGGCGTACGCCCCCAGCTCCGAGTCACCGTACGCCGCCGTCGTCTGGAACCCCTGGCGTGCCATCTCCACGAACCCGCTGAGGTCGGCGTCCGGCTCCAGGTCAGACCGGAGGTACACCTGTTCGAACGCTCCCGGGGTGAAGTACGTCAGACTGCGGAGCCTGTCGCCGAGCCCGGTGCGGGCGGCGGCCGTCAGCGTCGTCGCGCGCTCGGGGTCGAGCAGTTCCCTGTCTCTCTGCATGCGTACTGGTGACACGTACCACAGACACACCAGGTTTCCGGTGGTGACGGCCGTATCCTGTCACGTCGCTGCCAATTTCACGCCACGAGGCTCGCCACAGAACGTATATCGCTGCGCGAACAGGATTGGAGTATGGACGACAGTGTCCCCACGACTGACCGCTCCACCCCGCTGGGTGTCACGGTGTTGGCACTGCTGGGGATCGGTGCCGGCGTCCTCCAACTGCTGGGCGGGCTGGGCTCGTTCGGGTTCGGCCCCGTCGGCCTGCTCGGCGGCACGCTCGGTGTCGCGTTCGCGCTCGGACAGATCGCCACGCTCGTCGCTCTCCTCCGGCTCCGGCGGTGGGCGCTCGTCGTCACGCTGGTCGTGGTCGGGCTGAGCGCCGTCGCCTCACTCCTCTCCGTCCAACTACTGGCGCTGTTGTTCGACGGGATCGTCGCCGCCTACCTCCTGTCCGTCGCCGACCGGTTCGACTGACGCCGTCGGCGTGGGTCAGTCGTCGGCGTGGGCCAGTCGTCGGCGTCGGGCCCGCTGGAACCCAGTTCGCACCGTCTCTGGAGTCGTGACACGCCGGAAAGTTGAACAGCGCCGCCGCACATCCCGTGAGAACATGGGACGAGCGCTCGACTCGTTCAGAGCCGGGGTCGACCGGCTGGACCACTGGACTGGTGGTAACGGCGACACTGTGGTGTTCGCCACGCTGGGGCTCCTCCTGTACGTGGCCGAGGTCGTGACCGGCTCGGACCCGGCGTGGTACTTCGCGGCGCCGTTCGTCGCCCTCCTCGTGGCCGCGTTCGAACGCCCGCTCCTGCGACGCTACCGGTCGTGGTCACAGCCGAGCGAACGTCGTCACGAAGGTGGTTGATGCGACGAGACCGGGAGAGACCGAGACCGCCCGACGGAGCCGCCGGCGTCAGTCGGCCGTCGGCGTCGGCGTCGCCACGTCGATCTCGCCCGCGTCGAGCCGTTCCTCGACGTTCCGGGCAGCCTCTACGAGGTTCTCCATCTTCCCGTAGGCGATCTCCCGCGGGAGCAGCTTCAGCCCGCAGTCCGGCGAGACGGTGAGCTTCTCCGGCGGGACGATCTCGAAGCCGTGTTCGATGTTGGCTTCGATCTCCGCGACGGACTCCACCTCGGCCGTGTGGGCGTCCACGACGCCGAGCGCGAGGTCCGGCGCGAAGTTCCCGTCGGCGAACACCTCGACCTGTTCGTAGTCCCCGTTACACAGCTCCACGTCGAACTCGTCGACCGGGAACTCGTTGATCTCCGGGTAGATCCGCGAGTAGTCCCCGTAACAGACGTGGAGGCCGATCCGAACCTCCTCGGGGATGCCGTCGACGATCCGTTCCAGCGCCTCGCCGACGATAGCGTGGTCGTCGACGTGTTGGGCCAGCGCCGGCTCGTCGATCTGGACGTAGCGAGCGCCCGCCTCGACGAGTCGTTCGACTTCGTGGTTGACGAGGTCGGCGAGCTCGTAGGTCAGCTCCGCAGTGCTGTCGTACTGTTCGTCGAAGGCCCACCGGGCGAGCGTGTACGGGCCCGTGATCGGCACCTTCACGGGGCGCTGGGCCACCTCGTCGACGAACTCGAACTCGTCGACGAGCCACGGCTCCGCGTACCCCACCTCGTCGACGACGGACGGCTTCCGGAAGGTGTTGTGTCCCCACACCTTCACGGGTCCGTTGAACTCGTAGCCGTCGATCCGTTCGGCGAAGTACTCCACCATCTCGTTGCGCCGCACCTCGCCGTCGACGACCACGTCCAAGCCGGCGCGTTCGTGTTCGTTCGTGACGATCCGCGCGGCGTCGTCTTTCGCCTCCGCCCAGTCGGACTCGCCGAACCGGGTCTCGTCGTCCTCGAACTGGTCGCGGGCGCGATTCAGCCACGTCGGCTTCTTGTACGACCCCACGACGGTGGTCATGAGGAAGTGGTCGTTCGGGTGGTTCGTCGGGCGGAACTGTTCGCGGTTCTCGGGGTTGCGGCTCATGCTGTCACCTCCGTCTCCAGGCGCTCGCGCGCCAGTTCGACGCCGTCTGCCAGCGCCGTCAGCTTCTCCCGGTGACGGTTCACCGGGAGGTAGAACGTCTCCGTGTTCTGTGAGACGTACGTCGTCTCGAAGTCGGCCTGTGGCGTCTGGTCGTGGACCCAGGCGACCCGGTCGGCGACGGTCTCCGAGTCCTCGACGAGCGTGTTCTGGCCGTCGACCAGCCCCAGCGCCACGTCGTCAGTCGCGCCGTACTCGTTGATACAGTACCGGTTCGCCTCGCGGTCGGCGGCGACGAAGTCGAAGCCGACGGCGTCGATGTCCGCGTCCAGGAGGTGGGCGTACGGTTTCTCCTCGAACGCCGCCCAGTAGCTGTCGACCACTACGTCGGCGTCCGTGGCCGACGCGACCGTGTCGATGGCCGCGCTGGCGCGCTCGTCGACCCCGTCGCCGGGCGGGTTCACGACGTAGCTCGGCTCCGCCAGGAACAACGTCCCGTGGGCCGGGAACGACGCGATCTCGTCGGCCAGAAGCTCCGCGACCGCCGCCAGCAACTCCGCGTCGTCGTCGTAGTACTCGTCCGTCGCCAGGTCGGCCAGCGTGTACGGCCCCGGGAGCACGGCCTGGAGGCTGGCTGCGGTGTCGCCGTCGAACGCCGGCACCTGGCCGTCGGGCGTGTCGAACGCCGTCTCCTCGTCCAACAGCTCCGTCGCGGCCGTCAACTCCGCGCCCACGTCGCCCGACGCCGACAGTTCGTCGACGATCCGTGGGTCGCGGTAGAAGTTGTTGTTGTCGTAGTACCGGACGATGCCACCCGTCTCCACCCCGTCGGCGAGGACGAGTGGGTGCGCGAGCATGTCGTCCCAGCGGAGCTGTCCCTCCACGATCCGATCCAACCCGGCTGCGACCTGGTCGGCGATCACCGTCTCGCGTGCCGTCTCGTAGGCGGCCGCGACCGCCTCCCCCTCGTCGCCGGAGATCAGGTCACCCTTCTGGTGGCCCTTCAGCTCCGACAGCTCTCGTTTCGCAGGATCCGGAAGCGGGTACAGTCCCGCCGTCGTCGCGACGATGTTCGTCATCGACAGTCGCTTCGGCATGCCCGTTCATAATACTGGCGAGTCTGTTTTATGCACTTGGGTTATCAATCTCCGTCGGCCCCCTGATCGGTCGGGGACGCCCACTCTCGCGTTCCCGAGAGCGACCATGGTCAAAAACGACTTTCTCTGTGTTAGTGTTTTGCACAGAAAGAGTTGTCTGAGTTTTATAAGATAAACTTTGAAAATACGCAACCACACGTCTGATCTGCGTCCAATCATGGAGCGAGACACAGAGCACAACACGGAGTAGAGCGCATCAAGACGGAAGGTACTGGCAGCTTCGTCGAGTGTCGGCGCGGCCATGTTCGGCTACGGCGGCGTCGTCGGGACGGCCGCCGCGGACGACGGCACGGCCCGCGGGAGCCACCCGACGCCGGAGGAGTTCGCACAGAGCCTCCGAGAGTTGGACCACATCGGTATCAGACGGCAGTACGACGGCCGTCTCAATCGGGACGCGATCTCGTCGGTCAGCGAGCTCGACACGTCCGTCACACCCGGTCGCGGCCACCCGGACGTCTACTTCGGCGAGTTCAAGAACGCACAGACGCCGTCGGGCGACTACTTCAGCGTGTCCGACAACGCCTTCGAGGCCGACTCGAACACGGTGCCCGTCAGCGTCAACGAGGACGATGTCAGCAGCGACTTCGTCAGCTTCGGGCAGAAGATCGGCTGTGCAACCCTGGACCTCGGATGGATCACCGAGCGACTGTGTGTGTCCATCCAGGTCGGTGTCAACCTGGAGTTCCTGGGTGACGACAAGATCGGCGGGAAGCTGTACGCCGACTTCGTCTTCAAGCACCCGAGCAGCGGTGCCCAGGTGACGGTCTCGCCCGCCGGGTTCGGTATCTACGCCGACCTCGACAATCCGCTGGGGATCTGTCTCAGTCCGACGTTCCGGGCACCCGGTCCGATCCCGGGCAAGATCGACTCGGAGATCTGCTTCGACTACACGTTCACCGTCCAAGGCGACGACCTCAAGATGGGGTTCGAGTTCAGCAAGCTCGAGGTGTGTGTCGAGGACGACACCTTCTGTGTCGACATCCTCACGTTCAGCTTCGGCTTCCAGTTCAAGGTCGCCGACGTGAGCGACGTGCCGTTCCTGACGCGCGGCGGCGTGTCACCCGAGACTCCGCCAGGGTTAGACACCTGACTGCCACACCGGTCGCGGCGTAACGACCCACAGGCACGCTTTTTTGCTCGCGGACACACCCGGAGCCGCTCGCTCACTCGACGTCGACGCGCGTCTGCGGGACACCCTGCCGCCACATCCACCTGAACACGACGAGCGACAACGGCGACCCGAACGCGACGAGAAACACCGCGGCCGACGGCGCTCGTGTGAGCGTCCAGCCCGCGGCGGTGACGACACCGACGGCGAGCCCGACCGTCGCCCCGACCGCGCGCCAGTCGAGCCGTCCGAGGCTCGCCGCTGCAACCGGAAGCTCGAACGCCTCGACGGCCCGTTCGTACTCTTCGACGTGCGTAATCTCGTGGTCGTACTCCGCGCCGAGCGGTCTGATCGTGAACGTCCGAGTGTCGAACAGTCGGTCGGCGAGGTGTCGACTGCGCAGTTCCACGCGCTGGAGTTCATCGACAGGCACCGACCACTGTGGCGTCTCCGTGAGTTCGTCGTACGCGATGATCGTGTCGC belongs to Halobaculum sp. MBLA0143 and includes:
- a CDS encoding carbohydrate kinase family protein, which produces MTDVLCAGHVNWDVTLRVAELPAPDGEVQLRGTAEAGGGSAANVAVNLAGLGATAAVFGSTGDDETGERARRELVASGVETHLVRADGETAVKYLIVDGNGEVMVLSGDGENEAFRAADLPPAALETDVCHLTSQAPSVAAGLTERARDHGATVSLAPGRRIADRDFSAALSRAALVFVNEREAAALGTEPWGDGLRPDAALVVTLGDDGAAVHTRDRTVEHPGFEATPLDTTGAGDAFAAGYLAARGGSLPDAVLAAARENVDDPGPRLPGDTAAGDDGVGVRAALAVANACGAVASRALGARAALTPQRLLDVIE
- a CDS encoding 5-methyltetrahydropteroyltriglutamate--homocysteine methyltransferase, whose protein sequence is MTNIVATTAGLYPLPDPAKRELSELKGHQKGDLISGDEGEAVAAAYETARETVIADQVAAGLDRIVEGQLRWDDMLAHPLVLADGVETGGIVRYYDNNNFYRDPRIVDELSASGDVGAELTAATELLDEETAFDTPDGQVPAFDGDTAASLQAVLPGPYTLADLATDEYYDDDAELLAAVAELLADEIASFPAHGTLFLAEPSYVVNPPGDGVDERASAAIDTVASATDADVVVDSYWAAFEEKPYAHLLDADIDAVGFDFVAADREANRYCINEYGATDDVALGLVDGQNTLVEDSETVADRVAWVHDQTPQADFETTYVSQNTETFYLPVNRHREKLTALADGVELARERLETEVTA
- a CDS encoding methionine synthase, whose product is MSRNPENREQFRPTNHPNDHFLMTTVVGSYKKPTWLNRARDQFEDDETRFGESDWAEAKDDAARIVTNEHERAGLDVVVDGEVRRNEMVEYFAERIDGYEFNGPVKVWGHNTFRKPSVVDEVGYAEPWLVDEFEFVDEVAQRPVKVPITGPYTLARWAFDEQYDSTAELTYELADLVNHEVERLVEAGARYVQIDEPALAQHVDDHAIVGEALERIVDGIPEEVRIGLHVCYGDYSRIYPEINEFPVDEFDVELCNGDYEQVEVFADGNFAPDLALGVVDAHTAEVESVAEIEANIEHGFEIVPPEKLTVSPDCGLKLLPREIAYGKMENLVEAARNVEERLDAGEIDVATPTPTAD
- a CDS encoding ribose 1,5-bisphosphate isomerase, which gives rise to MSDETALHPELRETADRIAEMEIRGAATIAGAAVEALATQARESAVDDPTAFRRQQRRAGRHLYDTRPTAVSLPNALRYVLDRMDGDSVAALRESVVSAAGEFTERLSRAQSDLGEIGANRLRDGDTVMTHCHSTDALACVEAAVDQGKELSAVVKETRPRRQGHITAERLRELGVDVTLIVDSAARRYLDDVDHVLVGADSIAADGSVINKIGTSGLAVNARERGVPIVVAAQTIKLHPETLTGQTVEIEMREESEVIDRETREEIGELTVDNPAFDVTPPRYVDAIVTESGQFPPETIVTLMRELFGESAARPWEEREE
- a CDS encoding valine--tRNA ligase, translating into MSTPEHPTEETDGADAPDPDLTGEYDPETAETKWRDHWVETGTYQFGDGDVDPDTAYTVDTPPPTVSGSLHMGHLYGHTLQDFAARFHRMFDGDALFPFGYDDNGIASELLTEQELDIHHSDYTRREFQEKTREVCREYEQSFTEELQSLGVSVDWSRTYKTIEPRVQRTSQLSFLDLYEKGREYRERAPTIWCPDCETAISQVEMEEEKRDSEFVDVAFSLAELGSEAPENPEREESDYAVPTAPGDEIVISTTRPELLPACVAMFVHPEDDANAHLVGGTAEVPLFGHEVPIYADDRVEADTGTGIVMCCTFGDQTDIEWYQAHDLDLRVAIDESATMTDLAGDYEGLSTEAARAEIKTDLEDTGALLAHDPIEHVVQVHERSCDAPVEYLVTEQWYVELLDHKEKYLEAGRQMDWYPEKMFSRYEHWIDGLEWDWCISRQRDSGIPFPVWYCADCDEEILADPDRLPVDPLVDEPEVDACPACGGETFEPEEDVFDTWATSSLTPLINAGWDYDDDAGEIRFDEPGLYPMDLRPQGHDIVSFWLFHTVVKCVEHTGEVPFDAVLINGWVLDENREKMSSSRGNVVLPSNVMDQYPTDAIRYWASGYSVGDDFPYKTNELRQGEKLIQKLWNASKLVSELAATEPSEPETLEPVDEWLLSKLDDVIETSAAHFREHEYAKARTELRTFFWDTFCDNYLELAKQRDGAAASTSFTLRTVHETVLRLFAPILPFVTEEVWTAAYGDGGESVHRQSWPEPRGYDAPLAPGERAMAVVSALRSFKSDNGLALNADLAAVDVYGDVAGFEDTVASVMHVEELSAYPDETAPQATAEITGIDLDYATVGPKYGDTVGDIEGAIGTEEYELDDGRLHAAGETLAPEEFEVVETHSYDGEGELVETDEVVMVVRVDE